GCACCTGTCGCGGTTGCCCTCGGGCTCGGTGCTCATCAACGGGTATGGCCCGACGGAGAACACCACGTTCTCGGCGACGCACACGCTGCGGGCCGGAGACTCGGTGGGACGCACGGTGCCCATTGGACGGCCGCTGTCGAACTCGACGGCGTGGGTGTTGGACGGGCACCTGCAGCCAGTACCTCCGGGCGTGCCCGGAGAGCTGTACGTGGGCGGAGACGGACTCGCGTGGGGCTACCTGCGCCGAGCGGAGCTGACGGCGGAGCGCTTCGTGCCGCATGGCTTCAGCGCCACGCCGGGAGCGCGGCTGTACCGCACGGGAGACAAGGCGCGGTGGCGAGCGGACGGCACGCTGGAGTTCCTCGGCCGAGTGGACTTCCAGGTGAAGGTGCGCGGCTACCGAATCGAGCCGGGCGAAGTGGAGGCTGTGCTGCGCCAACACCCCGGCGTGCGGGACGCGGTGGTGGTGGCGCGCGAGGACGTGCCCGGAGACAAGCGGCTGGTGGCCTACGTCGTCCCGGGTGGAGACGTGTCCTCGCTGCGAGAGCACGTCCAGAAGCACCTGCCCGAGTACATGGTGCCCTCGGCGGTGGTGGAGCTGGCCACGTTGCCGCTGTCGCCCAACGGCAAGGTGGACCGGCGAGCCTTGCCCGCGCCCGAGGCGCCCGTGGCACGTCCCGCCGAGGACGCGGCTCCGCGCAACGCGCTGGAAGCACAGCTCGTTGCCCTCTGGGCCGAGGTGCTGGGCCGCGCTGCGGTGGGCATCCACGACAACTTCTTCGACCTCGGAGGCCACTCGTTGCTCGCGACCCAGCTCGTCGCGCGCAT
This Myxococcaceae bacterium JPH2 DNA region includes the following protein-coding sequences:
- a CDS encoding non-ribosomal peptide synthetase, whose product is LIVGMLGILKAGAAYVPVEASQPTERIAWMLQEAGVSVVLTQERLADDLPEMGGLLVLMDAEWEAIAARPSTPPETRVSGDDLAYVMFTSGSTGRPKGVCVPHRGVTRLVRGNTFARFGPDEVLLQLAPVAFDASTLEVWGALLHGARLVLAPPHALSLEELGALLTREGVTTLWLTAALFTQMVQHQGEALARVRQVLAGGDVLPVERVAEHLSRLPSGSVLINGYGPTENTTFSATHTLRAGDSVGRTVPIGRPLSNSTAWVLDGHLQPVPPGVPGELYVGGDGLAWGYLRRAELTAERFVPHGFSATPGARLYRTGDKARWRADGTLEFLGRVDFQVKVRGYRIEPGEVEAVLRQHPGVRDAVVVAREDVPGDKRLVAYVVPGGDVSSLREHVQKHLPEYMVPSAVVELATLPLSPNGKVDRRALPAPEAPVARPAEDAAPRNALEAQLVALWAEVLGRAAVGIHDNFFDLGGHSLLATQLVAR